Within the Agromyces atrinae genome, the region CACTCCCGGGTACGACTCTCGCGACCGATCGCTTCGCACGCGCCGCGCACTACGTGCAGCGACTGCCTCAGCCCGAGTCGCAGCTCGCAGCGATCGCGTCGATGTTCAGCGTCATCCGCAACGCCGCTCAGCCGTTCCGGCTGCCCGACGCCGGCCGCCCCGACTCGTCGCAGACGATCTGGCAGGTCGTCATCGACCTCACCCGACGCCGCTACGTCTTCGAGTCGACGACGCGCCCGAACATCGTCTGGATCGACCTCGCCGACGCCGACTTCAGCGAGGGCGCGCCGCAGCTGAAGCTCGACCTCGCGAGCAGTCTCGCCGTCGAGGGCGGCCTGGCGGGCAACGTCACGGGTCGCTTCGAGGAGCAGGGTGCATTGCGCTTCCTCTCGCTGAGCGACCTGCGCCGACCGTGACGATGACGTGAACCTCACCGATGACGACCTCGCCGTCCGAGAGCTCCGCCACGCCGTCGCGACGGGGCGGCCCGACACGATAGCGCACGCCGCGATGGCGAACGTCTGGCCGCTCTACAGCTCGCACGTCGATGAGCTGCTGCCGATCGTCGAGGCGCTGCCGTCGTCGGTCCTGGAGCGCTACCCCGTGCTCCGCATCCTGCACCGCATGACGCCCGTGCTCGCCCGGAATGTGCGACCGTTCAAGCCCCTCGTGCACCCGGATGACGCACGCACGATGACCCCGGACGAGCTCGACATCCTCACCCTGGTGCAGATCATCGGGTTCCGTTTCAGCGGCGACGTCGCGGCGGCGTTGATCTATGCCCGGCGTCTCGACTCGCGCATCACGCAGACCCCCTCGGCGTCGCGAGAGCGCATCGATGGGCCGCTCTGGTACTACCACCAGCAGATCGGATCGACGTTGCTCGCCGCGGGTCTGACCTCCGAGGCGATGCGACAGTTCTCGATCTCGCGGCAGCTCGGGCAGCTCTCGCAGCAGACCGATGCTGAGCGGATGGCGCTCAGCCGCAACGCGCTCGCGCACGCCGTTCGCGGCGGGCTCGACGACGCCGAACGCGCTCTCACCGAGGCTCATGCGCATCCGCGCCCGTCGCCGCCTCATGCGAGCGCCATCCTCCTCACCGAGCAGACGACGCGCGCGCTCATCGACGTCGAGCGCATGGAGCCGGGTGCCGCAGACCTCGTGGCTCGCCTCGAACCGTACGACAGCATCCAGCTCACGTGGCCGTTCGCCCTTCTCGCACGAACTCGCTTCCTCATCGCCCACCACCGCGCCGATGAGGCCCTCGAAGCGATCCGTCTCGCGAGCGACTCGCACCCCGACCAGCACGGCTCCTTCGCCTCCGACGTCATCAACTCGGCCTCCATCGACGCTCTGTGGGCAGCGGGGGCGACGACGGCGGCGCACCGCCTGGTCGAGTCGTCCGGCCGTCACGGCCAGCTCACCCACGTCGCGATCATCCGTCACGCCCTGCTCGAGTCGCGTTTCGACGTCGCCGAGCAGGGCATTCGACGCGCGTCGACCGACCATCTCCTCGGCCCGGGGCAGCGTGCCGAGCTCGTGCTCCTCTCGGCGTGGTTGCACTCGGCCGCGACCGACACGATCGACCCGCAGGAGGCTCGACACGTGGCACGACTGACACAATCCCGCGGCCTCCGCCGCGTGCTCGCGACGCTTCCGCTGCGGGTGATCGAGCACATCCGTGAGGGCCTCTCCGACGCCGAGGCCGCCGAGTTCGAGACGGCGATGCACGGTATCTCCTCGACCGACCGCCCCCCGAACCCGCGGCTCACACCGCGAGAGCTGCGCGTACTCAACTCGCTGTCGGCGATGGCGACGACCGCAGAGATCGCCTCGAGCCTCCATGTGTCGCCGAACACGATCAAGACGCAGTTGCGCGCGGTGTACCGCAAGCTCGGCTGCTCGACGCGCGAAGACGCGATCATGATCGCGTCGAGGCTGCACCTGCTCGCCGTCGAGAACGAGGCGACCTGATGTCATCGACCGAGGGCGAGGGGACCCCCGCGGCGGGCTTCATCGATCGCGCCCGTGACGCGCTGCAGGCGCTTCGACCCCGTGCGACACCCGACACGATCGGTGACGACGAAACAGGCATCCTCTCGATGCTCGGCGAACTCGGCGCTTCGCTCCTCGATTCGTCGCTCGCGACGAGCGACGTGGAGGACACTCTCAATACGCTCGCAGCGCAGTACGGACGCGCCGATCTCCGTGTGTTCGTCCTCCCGACGATCGTGCTCGTCGAAGACCCGAGCACGTCGCCCGCGCAGACCGCCATCTTCGCGGCAGGTCAATACGCCCTACGCCTCGACCAAGCCGGCGAGGTCGAGCGGCTCGTGCGGCACGCCAGGGAACGGACCACGCCACCTGCAGAGGTGGTCGCCTCGCTCAGCACCATTCGTGCCATGCGACCACGGTTCGGCTCCGTGCTCACGGTGACCGGCTACATGCTGCTCACCGTGGGTTTCGGGATGGTGCTGAACCCGACGGTCACGGCTCTTCCGGTCTACGTCGTGCTCGGCGTCATCGTCGGCTCGATCATGCTCGTCGGCAATCGTGTCGCAACTCTCTCCCTCATCCTTCCCGTGCTCACCGCGTTCTCGGTCACGCTCCTCATCTCGCTCCTCGTGCGGCCCTGGGTGCACGACGACGTACTGCGCCTCGTTGCGCCCTCACTCGTCTCACTGTTACCGGGTCTCACGCTCACGATCGCGGCCGTCGAGCTCACCTCCGGGCAGGTGATGGCGGGGGCGAGTCGGCTCGTCTACGGCATCGCGCGACTCGGACTCTTGGCCTTCGGCGTCTACGCGGGCATCACGGTCGCAGGCGAGCCTCCCGCGCCGACGAGCGCACCCACCCAACTCGGCGCATGGGCCCCGTGGGTCGGCATCGCCCTCGTGAGCGTCGGCTACTACCTCTACTCGGTGGCGCCGCGCCGCTCGCTCCTCTGGATCCTCTATGCACTCGTCGTGGCCTACTCGGCGCAATTGCTCGGCAACCTGCTCGTCGGCCCCGAACTCTCGGGGCTCATCGGCGCCCTCGTCGTCATCCCCGCGATCATGCTCGCCGGGCGGGTGAAGGGCTCTCCCTCGACGTCCGTCATGCTGACGTGCGCGTACTGGCTGCTCGTGCCGGGCGCGATGGGCTTCATCGGTCTGAGCGAAGCGGCGGCGGGAACGGCGGGTGCGTCGGGCACGATCCTCCGCACCTTCGGGTCGCTCACGGCCATCGCGATCGGCATGGTGCTCGGCGCCGGGCTCAGCCGCGACGTGAGCGCGATCGGTCGCGAGTGGAGACAGACACGAACACGAGGACGGACAGACGGATGACAGTCGAACAACCCACACGCGGAATCCTCGCCGGGCTGAGCCGACCCTTCGCGACGGGATTCATCCTGACGCTCGGCGGTCTGACGGCGATCGGTCTCGGTGTGGCCGTCTCGAGCCTGTCGACGGTACTCATCTCGA harbors:
- a CDS encoding LuxR family transcriptional regulator: MNLTDDDLAVRELRHAVATGRPDTIAHAAMANVWPLYSSHVDELLPIVEALPSSVLERYPVLRILHRMTPVLARNVRPFKPLVHPDDARTMTPDELDILTLVQIIGFRFSGDVAAALIYARRLDSRITQTPSASRERIDGPLWYYHQQIGSTLLAAGLTSEAMRQFSISRQLGQLSQQTDAERMALSRNALAHAVRGGLDDAERALTEAHAHPRPSPPHASAILLTEQTTRALIDVERMEPGAADLVARLEPYDSIQLTWPFALLARTRFLIAHHRADEALEAIRLASDSHPDQHGSFASDVINSASIDALWAAGATTAAHRLVESSGRHGQLTHVAIIRHALLESRFDVAEQGIRRASTDHLLGPGQRAELVLLSAWLHSAATDTIDPQEARHVARLTQSRGLRRVLATLPLRVIEHIREGLSDAEAAEFETAMHGISSTDRPPNPRLTPRELRVLNSLSAMATTAEIASSLHVSPNTIKTQLRAVYRKLGCSTREDAIMIASRLHLLAVENEAT
- a CDS encoding threonine/serine ThrE exporter family protein; amino-acid sequence: MSSTEGEGTPAAGFIDRARDALQALRPRATPDTIGDDETGILSMLGELGASLLDSSLATSDVEDTLNTLAAQYGRADLRVFVLPTIVLVEDPSTSPAQTAIFAAGQYALRLDQAGEVERLVRHARERTTPPAEVVASLSTIRAMRPRFGSVLTVTGYMLLTVGFGMVLNPTVTALPVYVVLGVIVGSIMLVGNRVATLSLILPVLTAFSVTLLISLLVRPWVHDDVLRLVAPSLVSLLPGLTLTIAAVELTSGQVMAGASRLVYGIARLGLLAFGVYAGITVAGEPPAPTSAPTQLGAWAPWVGIALVSVGYYLYSVAPRRSLLWILYALVVAYSAQLLGNLLVGPELSGLIGALVVIPAIMLAGRVKGSPSTSVMLTCAYWLLVPGAMGFIGLSEAAAGTAGASGTILRTFGSLTAIAIGMVLGAGLSRDVSAIGREWRQTRTRGRTDG